The Candidatus Poribacteria bacterium DNA segment GTGCGCCGGCGAGCGGTTCCCGTCGACGAGCGCGGCGCTCGGACGGGGCTCCAACTGGGCGACGGCATTCGCCATGGCGAGCAGCGAAGCCTGGAGGATGTTGATGCGGTCGATCTCGTTCGGATCGACCCGTGCGGTCGCCCAAGCCGACGTGCGCTCGATCAGAGCGTCATAGAGCTCGTCGCGTTGCAACGCGCTGAGCTGCTTCGAGTCGCGGACGCCCAGGCTGCGCGCAACGGCGTCGTCCGGGAGCACGATCGCTGCCGCCACGACGGGTCCTGCCAGTGGACCTCGACCCGCCTCGTCGACTCCGGCGACTCGGACGAAGCCCTGTGCGATCAGAGTCGCCTCGTGCTCGTAGCTTGGCAGCTCCACCGATCTACTCGCTGGTGCGACGGTACGCCTTCTCAGCGATGCGCGCCGACTTGCCGCTGCGCTCACGCAGGTAGTAGAGCTTGGCTCGCCGGACAGCGCCGCGACGGACGACCTCGATGCGCTCGATGCGCGGCGAGTAGAGCGGGAAGGTGCGCTCGCACCCGACACCGAAGGAGATGCGGCGCACCGTGAAGGTGGAGCCTGCGCCGTTGTCGTGACGGCGCATGATGACACCCTCGAACGTCTGGATGCGCTCCTTGTCGCCTTCGATGATCCGCACGTTGACGCGCACGGTGTCCCCGGCGAAGAAATCGGGGTTGTTGTCGCGCGCCTGGATGATCTCCGAGAGCGGCTTGATCTGTTCCTGTTCGACAATCGACACGAGATTCATCGCGTGTTCCTTTCGCGGATCCTAACCGCCGTGCTCGCGCCGGAGCTCGTCCAGCACGGACAGGTCTTCGTCCGTCAGGACAGCGCGTTCGAGCAAATCGGGTCGTCTGAGCAATGTGCGCCGGAGAGCGTCGCGGCGTCGCCACGCACTGATGCGCTTCGGGTCGCCGCTGAGGAGCACCTCCGGAACCGGAATCCCTTCCCACGTCGCCGGGCGCGTGTAGTGCGCCGCGTCCAGTAGTCCATCCGTGAACGAGTCGCGCAGCGCCGAGTCTGCGTCGGTCAGCACGCCGGGCAGTATGCGCGCCACAGCATCCAGCAGGATCAGAGCCGGGAGCTCGCCCCCGCTCACGACGTAGTCGCCGACCGAGATCTCCTCGTCGACGAGGCGGTGGCAAACTCGCTCATCGATGCCTTTATACCGTCCGGCGACGATCACGAGATGGCTTTCAAGAGAAAGCCGCTCGCAGTCGGACTGCCGAAGCGGAGCCCCCTGAGGCGTCATCAGGATGACTCGGGGCTTGGCGCTCGCTCTCTCCGATAGCCCCCGGATCGCCCGCGACAGCGGCTCCGGCTTCATCAACATGCCGGGCTCGCCGCCGTACGGGTAATCGTCGACCGTGCGATGACGGTCGTCCGTGTAGTCGCGCAAGTCCACAGCGCGGAGCGCGAGCTGTCCCGATGACTG contains these protein-coding regions:
- a CDS encoding ribonuclease HII; the encoded protein is MELPSYEHEATLIAQGFVRVAGVDEAGRGPLAGPVVAAAIVLPDDAVARSLGVRDSKQLSALQRDELYDALIERTSAWATARVDPNEIDRINILQASLLAMANAVAQLEPRPSAALVDGNRSPAHHFPDGFAPQVITVVRGDQRSVSIAAASILAKVTRDRIMEAYDAEYPGYGFASHKGYPSPSHRRAIETLGVCPIHRRTFRGVREFCENAHEPSSRR
- the rplS gene encoding 50S ribosomal protein L19, with the translated sequence MNLVSIVEQEQIKPLSEIIQARDNNPDFFAGDTVRVNVRIIEGDKERIQTFEGVIMRRHDNGAGSTFTVRRISFGVGCERTFPLYSPRIERIEVVRRGAVRRAKLYYLRERSGKSARIAEKAYRRTSE
- the trmD gene encoding tRNA (guanosine(37)-N1)-methyltransferase TrmD; its protein translation is MTCDVVTIFPELVTAVGAWGVLRRAQSSGQLALRAVDLRDYTDDRHRTVDDYPYGGEPGMLMKPEPLSRAIRGLSERASAKPRVILMTPQGAPLRQSDCERLSLESHLVIVAGRYKGIDERVCHRLVDEEISVGDYVVSGGELPALILLDAVARILPGVLTDADSALRDSFTDGLLDAAHYTRPATWEGIPVPEVLLSGDPKRISAWRRRDALRRTLLRRPDLLERAVLTDEDLSVLDELRREHGG